A single window of Haemorhous mexicanus isolate bHaeMex1 chromosome 28, bHaeMex1.pri, whole genome shotgun sequence DNA harbors:
- the HDAC5 gene encoding histone deacetylase 5 isoform X2, with the protein MDPQSDTEGGSGREPPLELLPRVPLHAALPAPACPAGPEGPEGPGPEAGVDAGLAAAREQQLQRELVALKQQQQLQKQLLFAEFQKQHEHLTRQHQVQLQKHLKQQQEALAARRQQELEQQRQRERQELEQQRLEQLQSLRPKERGRDSAIASTEVKLKLQEFLLSKTKEPGPGPPNHSLPQHPKCWAHHTSLDQSSPPQTGSPGTPPSYKLPLLGTYDGRDDFPLRKTASEPNLKVRSRLKQKVAERRSSPLLRRRDGSVLSAFRKRHVEITVSSVCSSAPGSGPSSPNSSHGAHNGLAASVPNIHSELLPQPRALALDGTQLSLYTSPSLPNLSLGLQATVTVTSAHLPVSPKLSPQAEGERPGVPPGVSPLRPGAALTGKFLSTSSIPGCLLGVALDGDAPAGSPSLLQHVLLLEQARQQSTLIAVPLHGQSPLVAAERAGAPRGSKLPRHRPLSRTQSSPLPQSPQALPHGPLQQHFLDKQQLQLAKLLPKGGELARQPPTHPEETEEELTEQQSPPPGKRGPPGPPLGPPLALVSPEAGDPPEQPQDPEGCQEPGDSGDEAEAPGDPDVTELGVTYKQVYPEAPLQLFPAPPLGVLALPHPALARTQSSPASVKPPQPEGPPKHLFTTGVVYDTFMLKHQCTCGNTTIHPEHAGRIQSIWSRLQETGLLGKCERIRGRKATLEEIQTVHSEHHALLYGTSPLNRQKLDSKKLLGPITPKTYAVLPCGGIGVDSDTVWNELHSSSAVRTAVGCLLELAFKVAAGEVKNGFAVIRPPGHHAEESTAMGFCFFNSVAISAKLLQQRLSVGRILIVDWDIHHGNGTQQAFYSDPHVLYISLHRYDDGNFFPGSGAPEEVGSGLGVGYNINIAWTGGVDPPIGDVEYLTAFRTVVMPIANEFSPDLVLVSAGFDAVEGHLSPLGGYSVTAKCFGHLTKQLMMLAGGRVVLALEGGHDLTAICDASEACVTALLGLELEPLDPALLQQKPNVNAVATLEKVIEIQSRHWGSVRRFATAVGRSLLEAQRGDTEEAETVTAMALLSVGAERGGAEPQARPAEEPMEAEPTL; encoded by the exons ATGGACCCCCAGAGCGACACAG AGGGGGGGTCCGGCCGTGAGCCCccgctggagctgctgccccgtgtcccccttCACGCTGCCCTGCCCGCCCCAG CGTGTCCGGCAGGGCCGGAGGGGCCGGAGGGGCCGGGCCCGGAGGCGGGGGTGGACGCGGGGCTGGCGGCGGCgcgggagcagcagctgcagcgggagctGGTGgccctgaagcagcagcagcagctccagaagcagctgctcttcGCCGAGTTCCAGAAGCAGCACGAGCACCTCACCCGCCAGCACcaggtgcagctgcagaagcacCTCAAG cagcagcaggaggccctggcagcccggcggcagcaggagctggagcagcagcggcagcgggagcggcaggagctggagcagcagcgcctggagcagctccagagcctgcGCCCCAAGGAGCGGGGCCGTGACA gTGCCATCGCCAGCACGGAGGTGAAGCTGAagctccaggaattcctgctcaGCAAGACAAAGGAGCCGGGCCCCGGCCCCCCCAACCATTccctcccccagcaccccaaatgtTG GGCTCACCACACCTCGTTGGACCAGAGTTCCCCCCCCCAGACCGGCAGCCCGGGGACCCCCCCATCCTACAAGCTCCCCCTCCTCGGCACCTACGACGGCCGGGACGATTTCCCGCTCCGCAAAACCG CGTCGGAGCCCAACCTGAAGGTGCGCTCGCGGCTGAAGCAGAAGGTGGCGGAGCGCAGGAGCAGCCCCCTCCTGCGGCGCCGCGACGGCTCCGTGCTCAGCGCCTTCCGCAAGCGCCACGTGGAGATCACCG TGTCGTCGGTGTGCAGCAGTGCCCCCGGGTCGGGGCCCAGCTCCCCCAACAGCTCCCACGGTGCCCACAATGGCCTGGCCGCCTCTGTCCCCAACATCCACAGCGAG ctcctgccccagccccgtgccctgGCCCTGGACGGGACCCAGCTCAGCCTCTACACGTCCCCATCGCTGCCCaacctgtccctggggctgcaggccaCTGTCACCGTCACCAGCGCCCACCTCCCC gtgTCCCCCAAGCTGTCGCCACAGGCGGAGGGCGAGCGGCCGGGGGTGcccccgggggtgtccccgctgcgccccggggccgccctCACCGGGAAGTTCCTGAGCACGTCCTCGATCCCGGGCTGCCTGCTGGGGGTGGCCCTGGACGGGGACGCCCCGGCCGGGTCCCcgtccctgctgcagcacgtgctgctgctggagcaggcgCGGCAGCAGAGCACCCTCATTGCTG tgcCCCTGCACGGGCAGTCCCCGCTGGTGGCGGCGGAGCGGGCGGGGGCTCCCCGCGGGAGCAAGCTGCCGCGGCACCGGCCCCTGAGCCGCACGCAGTCCTCGCCGCTGCCGCAGAGCCCCCAGGCGCTGCCCCACggccccctccagcagcacttcctggacaagcagcagctccagctggccaAG ctgctccccaaagGGGGGGAGCTGGCCCGGCAGCCCCCCACCCACCCCGAGGAGACGGAGGAGGAGCTGACGGAGCAGCAATCGCCCCCCCCGGGGAAGAGAGGCCCCCCCGGCCCTCCTCTCGGCCCCCCCCTcgccctggtgtccccagaggCCGGGGAccccccagagcagccacaggaccCCGAAGGCTGCCAGGAGCCAGGTGACAGCGGGGACGAGGCCGAAGCCCCTGGGGACCCTGACGTCACTGAGCTGGGGGTCACCTACAAACAG gtgtaCCCCGAGGCGCCGCTGCAGCTCTTCCCCGCGCCCCCCCTGGGggtcctggctctgccccaccCCGCCCTCGCCCGCACCCAATCGTCCCCGGCCAGCGTCAAACCCCCCCAGCCCGAGGGGCCCCCCAAGCACCTCTTCACCACAG GTGTGGTGTACGACACGTTCATGCTGAAGCACCAGTGCACCTGCGGGAACACCACCATCCACCCCGAGCACGCCGGGCGCATCCAGAGCATCTGGTCCCGGCTGCAGGAGACGGGGCTGCTGGGCAAGTGCGAG CGGATCCGGGGCAGGAAGGCGACGCTGGAGGAGATCCAGACGGTGCACTCGGAGCACCACGCGCTGCTCTACGGCACCAGCCCCCTGAACCGCCAGAAACTGGACAGCAAAAAGCTgctgg GTCCCATCACTCCGAAGACGTACGCGGTGCTGCCGTGCGGGGGCATCGGG gTGGACAGTGACACGGTGTGGAACGAGCTGCACTCGTCCAGCGCGGTGCGCACGGCCGTGGGCTGCCTGCTCGAGCTGGCCTTCAAGGTGGCCGCAGGAGAGGTCAAG AATGGCTTTGCCGTCATCCGCCCCCCAGGCCACCACGCCGAGGAGTCCACGGCCAT gggCTTTTGCTTCTTCAACTCGGTGGCCATCTCAGccaagctgctgcagcagcgGCTCAGCGTGGGCAGGATCCTCATCGTGGACTGG GACATCCACCACGGGAACGGGACCCAGCAGGCCTTCTACAGCGACCCCCACGTGCTCTACATCTCCCTGCACCGCTACGACGACGGCAACTTCTTCCCGGGCAGCGGGGCCCCCGAGGAG gtgggcagcGGGCTGGGCGTGGGCTACAACATCAACATCGCCTGGACCGGCGGCGTGGACCCCCCGATCGGGGACGTGGAGTACCTGACAGCCTTCAG GACGGTGGTGATGCCCATCGCCAACGAGTTCTCCCCGGACCTGGTGCTGGTCTCCGCCGGCTTTGACGCCGTCGAGGGCCACCTGTCCCCGCTCGGTGGCTACTCCGTCACCGCCAAGT gtTTCGGGCACCTGACGAAGCAGCTGATGATGCTGGCGGGGGGCCGGGTGGTGCTGGCGCTGGAGGGGGGACACGACCTGACGGCCATCTGCGACGCCTCCGAGGCCTGTGTCACCGCCCTGCTCGGCCTCGAG ctggagcccctggacccggccctgctgcagcagaagccCAACGTGAACGCGGTGGCCACGCTGGAGAAGGTCATCGAGATCCAGA GCCggcactggggctctgtccGGCGCTTTGCCACCGCCGTGGGCCGGTCCCTGCTGGAGGCGCAGCGTGGGGACACCGAGGAGGCCGAGACGGTGACAgccatggccctgctgtccgTGGGCGCCGAGCGCGGCGGGGCGGAGCCACAGGCCAG gccAGCAGAGGAGCCCATGGAGGCCGAGCCCACGCTCTGA
- the HDAC5 gene encoding histone deacetylase 5 isoform X3, which translates to MDPQSDTEGGSGREPPLELLPRVPLHAALPAPACPAGPEGPEGPGPEAGVDAGLAAAREQQLQRELVALKQQQQLQKQLLFAEFQKQHEHLTRQHQVQLQKHLKQQEALAARRQQELEQQRQRERQELEQQRLEQLQSLRPKERGRDSAIASTEVKLKLQEFLLSKTKEPGPGPPNHSLPQHPKCWAHHTSLDQSSPPQTGSPGTPPSYKLPLLGTYDGRDDFPLRKTASEPNLKVRSRLKQKVAERRSSPLLRRRDGSVLSAFRKRHVEITVSSVCSSAPGSGPSSPNSSHGAHNGLAASVPNIHSEQLLPQPRALALDGTQLSLYTSPSLPNLSLGLQATVTVTSAHLPVSPKLSPQAEGERPGVPPGVSPLRPGAALTGKFLSTSSIPGCLLGVALDGDAPAGSPSLLQHVLLLEQARQQSTLIAVPLHGQSPLVAAERAGAPRGSKLPRHRPLSRTQSSPLPQSPQALPHGPLQQHFLDKQQLQLAKLLPKGGELARQPPTHPEETEEELTEQQSPPPGKRGPPGPPLGPPLALVSPEAGDPPEQPQDPEGCQEPGDSGDEAEAPGDPDVTELGVTYKQVYPEAPLQLFPAPPLGVLALPHPALARTQSSPASVKPPQPEGPPKHLFTTGVVYDTFMLKHQCTCGNTTIHPEHAGRIQSIWSRLQETGLLGKCERIRGRKATLEEIQTVHSEHHALLYGTSPLNRQKLDSKKLLGPITPKTYAVLPCGGIGVDSDTVWNELHSSSAVRTAVGCLLELAFKVAAGEVKNGFAVIRPPGHHAEESTAMGFCFFNSVAISAKLLQQRLSVGRILIVDWDIHHGNGTQQAFYSDPHVLYISLHRYDDGNFFPGSGAPEEVGSGLGVGYNINIAWTGGVDPPIGDVEYLTAFRTVVMPIANEFSPDLVLVSAGFDAVEGHLSPLGGYSVTAKCFGHLTKQLMMLAGGRVVLALEGGHDLTAICDASEACVTALLGLELEPLDPALLQQKPNVNAVATLEKVIEIQSRHWGSVRRFATAVGRSLLEAQRGDTEEAETVTAMALLSVGAERGGAEPQARPAEEPMEAEPTL; encoded by the exons ATGGACCCCCAGAGCGACACAG AGGGGGGGTCCGGCCGTGAGCCCccgctggagctgctgccccgtgtcccccttCACGCTGCCCTGCCCGCCCCAG CGTGTCCGGCAGGGCCGGAGGGGCCGGAGGGGCCGGGCCCGGAGGCGGGGGTGGACGCGGGGCTGGCGGCGGCgcgggagcagcagctgcagcgggagctGGTGgccctgaagcagcagcagcagctccagaagcagctgctcttcGCCGAGTTCCAGAAGCAGCACGAGCACCTCACCCGCCAGCACcaggtgcagctgcagaagcacCTCAAG cagcaggaggccctggcagcccggcggcagcaggagctggagcagcagcggcagcgggagcggcaggagctggagcagcagcgcctggagcagctccagagcctgcGCCCCAAGGAGCGGGGCCGTGACA gTGCCATCGCCAGCACGGAGGTGAAGCTGAagctccaggaattcctgctcaGCAAGACAAAGGAGCCGGGCCCCGGCCCCCCCAACCATTccctcccccagcaccccaaatgtTG GGCTCACCACACCTCGTTGGACCAGAGTTCCCCCCCCCAGACCGGCAGCCCGGGGACCCCCCCATCCTACAAGCTCCCCCTCCTCGGCACCTACGACGGCCGGGACGATTTCCCGCTCCGCAAAACCG CGTCGGAGCCCAACCTGAAGGTGCGCTCGCGGCTGAAGCAGAAGGTGGCGGAGCGCAGGAGCAGCCCCCTCCTGCGGCGCCGCGACGGCTCCGTGCTCAGCGCCTTCCGCAAGCGCCACGTGGAGATCACCG TGTCGTCGGTGTGCAGCAGTGCCCCCGGGTCGGGGCCCAGCTCCCCCAACAGCTCCCACGGTGCCCACAATGGCCTGGCCGCCTCTGTCCCCAACATCCACAGCGAG cagctcctgccccagccccgtgccctgGCCCTGGACGGGACCCAGCTCAGCCTCTACACGTCCCCATCGCTGCCCaacctgtccctggggctgcaggccaCTGTCACCGTCACCAGCGCCCACCTCCCC gtgTCCCCCAAGCTGTCGCCACAGGCGGAGGGCGAGCGGCCGGGGGTGcccccgggggtgtccccgctgcgccccggggccgccctCACCGGGAAGTTCCTGAGCACGTCCTCGATCCCGGGCTGCCTGCTGGGGGTGGCCCTGGACGGGGACGCCCCGGCCGGGTCCCcgtccctgctgcagcacgtgctgctgctggagcaggcgCGGCAGCAGAGCACCCTCATTGCTG tgcCCCTGCACGGGCAGTCCCCGCTGGTGGCGGCGGAGCGGGCGGGGGCTCCCCGCGGGAGCAAGCTGCCGCGGCACCGGCCCCTGAGCCGCACGCAGTCCTCGCCGCTGCCGCAGAGCCCCCAGGCGCTGCCCCACggccccctccagcagcacttcctggacaagcagcagctccagctggccaAG ctgctccccaaagGGGGGGAGCTGGCCCGGCAGCCCCCCACCCACCCCGAGGAGACGGAGGAGGAGCTGACGGAGCAGCAATCGCCCCCCCCGGGGAAGAGAGGCCCCCCCGGCCCTCCTCTCGGCCCCCCCCTcgccctggtgtccccagaggCCGGGGAccccccagagcagccacaggaccCCGAAGGCTGCCAGGAGCCAGGTGACAGCGGGGACGAGGCCGAAGCCCCTGGGGACCCTGACGTCACTGAGCTGGGGGTCACCTACAAACAG gtgtaCCCCGAGGCGCCGCTGCAGCTCTTCCCCGCGCCCCCCCTGGGggtcctggctctgccccaccCCGCCCTCGCCCGCACCCAATCGTCCCCGGCCAGCGTCAAACCCCCCCAGCCCGAGGGGCCCCCCAAGCACCTCTTCACCACAG GTGTGGTGTACGACACGTTCATGCTGAAGCACCAGTGCACCTGCGGGAACACCACCATCCACCCCGAGCACGCCGGGCGCATCCAGAGCATCTGGTCCCGGCTGCAGGAGACGGGGCTGCTGGGCAAGTGCGAG CGGATCCGGGGCAGGAAGGCGACGCTGGAGGAGATCCAGACGGTGCACTCGGAGCACCACGCGCTGCTCTACGGCACCAGCCCCCTGAACCGCCAGAAACTGGACAGCAAAAAGCTgctgg GTCCCATCACTCCGAAGACGTACGCGGTGCTGCCGTGCGGGGGCATCGGG gTGGACAGTGACACGGTGTGGAACGAGCTGCACTCGTCCAGCGCGGTGCGCACGGCCGTGGGCTGCCTGCTCGAGCTGGCCTTCAAGGTGGCCGCAGGAGAGGTCAAG AATGGCTTTGCCGTCATCCGCCCCCCAGGCCACCACGCCGAGGAGTCCACGGCCAT gggCTTTTGCTTCTTCAACTCGGTGGCCATCTCAGccaagctgctgcagcagcgGCTCAGCGTGGGCAGGATCCTCATCGTGGACTGG GACATCCACCACGGGAACGGGACCCAGCAGGCCTTCTACAGCGACCCCCACGTGCTCTACATCTCCCTGCACCGCTACGACGACGGCAACTTCTTCCCGGGCAGCGGGGCCCCCGAGGAG gtgggcagcGGGCTGGGCGTGGGCTACAACATCAACATCGCCTGGACCGGCGGCGTGGACCCCCCGATCGGGGACGTGGAGTACCTGACAGCCTTCAG GACGGTGGTGATGCCCATCGCCAACGAGTTCTCCCCGGACCTGGTGCTGGTCTCCGCCGGCTTTGACGCCGTCGAGGGCCACCTGTCCCCGCTCGGTGGCTACTCCGTCACCGCCAAGT gtTTCGGGCACCTGACGAAGCAGCTGATGATGCTGGCGGGGGGCCGGGTGGTGCTGGCGCTGGAGGGGGGACACGACCTGACGGCCATCTGCGACGCCTCCGAGGCCTGTGTCACCGCCCTGCTCGGCCTCGAG ctggagcccctggacccggccctgctgcagcagaagccCAACGTGAACGCGGTGGCCACGCTGGAGAAGGTCATCGAGATCCAGA GCCggcactggggctctgtccGGCGCTTTGCCACCGCCGTGGGCCGGTCCCTGCTGGAGGCGCAGCGTGGGGACACCGAGGAGGCCGAGACGGTGACAgccatggccctgctgtccgTGGGCGCCGAGCGCGGCGGGGCGGAGCCACAGGCCAG gccAGCAGAGGAGCCCATGGAGGCCGAGCCCACGCTCTGA
- the HDAC5 gene encoding histone deacetylase 5 isoform X4: MDPQSDTEGGSGREPPLELLPRVPLHAALPAPGPEGPEGPGPEAGVDAGLAAAREQQLQRELVALKQQQQLQKQLLFAEFQKQHEHLTRQHQVQLQKHLKQQQEALAARRQQELEQQRQRERQELEQQRLEQLQSLRPKERGRDSAIASTEVKLKLQEFLLSKTKEPGPGPPNHSLPQHPKCWAHHTSLDQSSPPQTGSPGTPPSYKLPLLGTYDGRDDFPLRKTASEPNLKVRSRLKQKVAERRSSPLLRRRDGSVLSAFRKRHVEITVSSVCSSAPGSGPSSPNSSHGAHNGLAASVPNIHSEQLLPQPRALALDGTQLSLYTSPSLPNLSLGLQATVTVTSAHLPVSPKLSPQAEGERPGVPPGVSPLRPGAALTGKFLSTSSIPGCLLGVALDGDAPAGSPSLLQHVLLLEQARQQSTLIAVPLHGQSPLVAAERAGAPRGSKLPRHRPLSRTQSSPLPQSPQALPHGPLQQHFLDKQQLQLAKLLPKGGELARQPPTHPEETEEELTEQQSPPPGKRGPPGPPLGPPLALVSPEAGDPPEQPQDPEGCQEPGDSGDEAEAPGDPDVTELGVTYKQVYPEAPLQLFPAPPLGVLALPHPALARTQSSPASVKPPQPEGPPKHLFTTGVVYDTFMLKHQCTCGNTTIHPEHAGRIQSIWSRLQETGLLGKCERIRGRKATLEEIQTVHSEHHALLYGTSPLNRQKLDSKKLLGPITPKTYAVLPCGGIGVDSDTVWNELHSSSAVRTAVGCLLELAFKVAAGEVKNGFAVIRPPGHHAEESTAMGFCFFNSVAISAKLLQQRLSVGRILIVDWDIHHGNGTQQAFYSDPHVLYISLHRYDDGNFFPGSGAPEEVGSGLGVGYNINIAWTGGVDPPIGDVEYLTAFRTVVMPIANEFSPDLVLVSAGFDAVEGHLSPLGGYSVTAKCFGHLTKQLMMLAGGRVVLALEGGHDLTAICDASEACVTALLGLELEPLDPALLQQKPNVNAVATLEKVIEIQSRHWGSVRRFATAVGRSLLEAQRGDTEEAETVTAMALLSVGAERGGAEPQARPAEEPMEAEPTL, encoded by the exons ATGGACCCCCAGAGCGACACAG AGGGGGGGTCCGGCCGTGAGCCCccgctggagctgctgccccgtgtcccccttCACGCTGCCCTGCCCGCCCCAG GGCCGGAGGGGCCGGAGGGGCCGGGCCCGGAGGCGGGGGTGGACGCGGGGCTGGCGGCGGCgcgggagcagcagctgcagcgggagctGGTGgccctgaagcagcagcagcagctccagaagcagctgctcttcGCCGAGTTCCAGAAGCAGCACGAGCACCTCACCCGCCAGCACcaggtgcagctgcagaagcacCTCAAG cagcagcaggaggccctggcagcccggcggcagcaggagctggagcagcagcggcagcgggagcggcaggagctggagcagcagcgcctggagcagctccagagcctgcGCCCCAAGGAGCGGGGCCGTGACA gTGCCATCGCCAGCACGGAGGTGAAGCTGAagctccaggaattcctgctcaGCAAGACAAAGGAGCCGGGCCCCGGCCCCCCCAACCATTccctcccccagcaccccaaatgtTG GGCTCACCACACCTCGTTGGACCAGAGTTCCCCCCCCCAGACCGGCAGCCCGGGGACCCCCCCATCCTACAAGCTCCCCCTCCTCGGCACCTACGACGGCCGGGACGATTTCCCGCTCCGCAAAACCG CGTCGGAGCCCAACCTGAAGGTGCGCTCGCGGCTGAAGCAGAAGGTGGCGGAGCGCAGGAGCAGCCCCCTCCTGCGGCGCCGCGACGGCTCCGTGCTCAGCGCCTTCCGCAAGCGCCACGTGGAGATCACCG TGTCGTCGGTGTGCAGCAGTGCCCCCGGGTCGGGGCCCAGCTCCCCCAACAGCTCCCACGGTGCCCACAATGGCCTGGCCGCCTCTGTCCCCAACATCCACAGCGAG cagctcctgccccagccccgtgccctgGCCCTGGACGGGACCCAGCTCAGCCTCTACACGTCCCCATCGCTGCCCaacctgtccctggggctgcaggccaCTGTCACCGTCACCAGCGCCCACCTCCCC gtgTCCCCCAAGCTGTCGCCACAGGCGGAGGGCGAGCGGCCGGGGGTGcccccgggggtgtccccgctgcgccccggggccgccctCACCGGGAAGTTCCTGAGCACGTCCTCGATCCCGGGCTGCCTGCTGGGGGTGGCCCTGGACGGGGACGCCCCGGCCGGGTCCCcgtccctgctgcagcacgtgctgctgctggagcaggcgCGGCAGCAGAGCACCCTCATTGCTG tgcCCCTGCACGGGCAGTCCCCGCTGGTGGCGGCGGAGCGGGCGGGGGCTCCCCGCGGGAGCAAGCTGCCGCGGCACCGGCCCCTGAGCCGCACGCAGTCCTCGCCGCTGCCGCAGAGCCCCCAGGCGCTGCCCCACggccccctccagcagcacttcctggacaagcagcagctccagctggccaAG ctgctccccaaagGGGGGGAGCTGGCCCGGCAGCCCCCCACCCACCCCGAGGAGACGGAGGAGGAGCTGACGGAGCAGCAATCGCCCCCCCCGGGGAAGAGAGGCCCCCCCGGCCCTCCTCTCGGCCCCCCCCTcgccctggtgtccccagaggCCGGGGAccccccagagcagccacaggaccCCGAAGGCTGCCAGGAGCCAGGTGACAGCGGGGACGAGGCCGAAGCCCCTGGGGACCCTGACGTCACTGAGCTGGGGGTCACCTACAAACAG gtgtaCCCCGAGGCGCCGCTGCAGCTCTTCCCCGCGCCCCCCCTGGGggtcctggctctgccccaccCCGCCCTCGCCCGCACCCAATCGTCCCCGGCCAGCGTCAAACCCCCCCAGCCCGAGGGGCCCCCCAAGCACCTCTTCACCACAG GTGTGGTGTACGACACGTTCATGCTGAAGCACCAGTGCACCTGCGGGAACACCACCATCCACCCCGAGCACGCCGGGCGCATCCAGAGCATCTGGTCCCGGCTGCAGGAGACGGGGCTGCTGGGCAAGTGCGAG CGGATCCGGGGCAGGAAGGCGACGCTGGAGGAGATCCAGACGGTGCACTCGGAGCACCACGCGCTGCTCTACGGCACCAGCCCCCTGAACCGCCAGAAACTGGACAGCAAAAAGCTgctgg GTCCCATCACTCCGAAGACGTACGCGGTGCTGCCGTGCGGGGGCATCGGG gTGGACAGTGACACGGTGTGGAACGAGCTGCACTCGTCCAGCGCGGTGCGCACGGCCGTGGGCTGCCTGCTCGAGCTGGCCTTCAAGGTGGCCGCAGGAGAGGTCAAG AATGGCTTTGCCGTCATCCGCCCCCCAGGCCACCACGCCGAGGAGTCCACGGCCAT gggCTTTTGCTTCTTCAACTCGGTGGCCATCTCAGccaagctgctgcagcagcgGCTCAGCGTGGGCAGGATCCTCATCGTGGACTGG GACATCCACCACGGGAACGGGACCCAGCAGGCCTTCTACAGCGACCCCCACGTGCTCTACATCTCCCTGCACCGCTACGACGACGGCAACTTCTTCCCGGGCAGCGGGGCCCCCGAGGAG gtgggcagcGGGCTGGGCGTGGGCTACAACATCAACATCGCCTGGACCGGCGGCGTGGACCCCCCGATCGGGGACGTGGAGTACCTGACAGCCTTCAG GACGGTGGTGATGCCCATCGCCAACGAGTTCTCCCCGGACCTGGTGCTGGTCTCCGCCGGCTTTGACGCCGTCGAGGGCCACCTGTCCCCGCTCGGTGGCTACTCCGTCACCGCCAAGT gtTTCGGGCACCTGACGAAGCAGCTGATGATGCTGGCGGGGGGCCGGGTGGTGCTGGCGCTGGAGGGGGGACACGACCTGACGGCCATCTGCGACGCCTCCGAGGCCTGTGTCACCGCCCTGCTCGGCCTCGAG ctggagcccctggacccggccctgctgcagcagaagccCAACGTGAACGCGGTGGCCACGCTGGAGAAGGTCATCGAGATCCAGA GCCggcactggggctctgtccGGCGCTTTGCCACCGCCGTGGGCCGGTCCCTGCTGGAGGCGCAGCGTGGGGACACCGAGGAGGCCGAGACGGTGACAgccatggccctgctgtccgTGGGCGCCGAGCGCGGCGGGGCGGAGCCACAGGCCAG gccAGCAGAGGAGCCCATGGAGGCCGAGCCCACGCTCTGA